In a genomic window of Salegentibacter salegens:
- a CDS encoding AMP-dependent synthetase/ligase, with protein sequence MDKPTRLFDFPYFQLEKHALDKALVTKYNGEWKAISTQEYIDQANAISRGLLRLGIKPNDKIAIISTSNRTEWNIMDIGVLQTGAQTVPIYPTISEDDYQYVLDHSEAIFCFVSDTEVLEKLNSIKQDTKLKEVYTFDEIEGSKNWTEVLELGNDKSNQDEVEQLKKAVKPDDLATLIYTSGTTGRPKGVMLSHKNLVSNVLDSSKRVPFERGTYVALSFLPVCHVFERMILYLYQYYSVSIHFAESIDKISDNLKEVKPHVITAVPRLLEKVYDKIIAKGSTVGGIKQKLFFWAVELGLEYEPYGQNGWWYEKRLSLARKLIFSKWKEGLGGNIELIVSGSAALQPRLARVFAAADIPVMEGYGLTETSPVIAVNDQRDKGFRIGTVGKPIDNVTVKIAEDGEILAKGPNVMLGYYKEPQKTEEVLNGDKFFHTGDIGELDKDGFLKITDRKKEMFKTSGGKYVAPQIIENTMKQSRFIEQIMVIGDGEKMPAALIQPNFEFIQEWAKRKNIDIGDGSEKTIAENNQVKDRIQEEVDFYNEKFGKWERIKVIELTGEVWGIEEGHLTPTMKLKRRNIKDRYKKLYEKIYRPS encoded by the coding sequence ATGGATAAACCAACAAGACTTTTTGACTTTCCTTATTTTCAACTGGAAAAACACGCTTTAGATAAGGCTTTAGTCACTAAATATAACGGAGAATGGAAAGCAATTTCCACCCAGGAATATATTGATCAGGCAAATGCAATAAGCCGCGGATTATTGAGATTGGGTATAAAACCTAACGATAAAATTGCCATAATTTCTACCAGTAACCGAACTGAATGGAATATCATGGATATTGGAGTTTTGCAAACCGGTGCTCAAACTGTACCTATTTATCCAACGATTTCTGAAGATGATTATCAATATGTACTGGATCACAGTGAAGCGATATTTTGTTTTGTTTCAGATACAGAAGTTTTGGAAAAACTAAATTCCATTAAACAAGACACCAAGCTTAAAGAGGTTTATACTTTTGATGAAATAGAAGGTTCAAAAAACTGGACTGAAGTTCTTGAACTAGGTAATGATAAAAGTAACCAGGATGAGGTTGAACAGTTAAAGAAAGCTGTTAAGCCAGACGATCTGGCAACTTTAATCTACACTTCTGGAACCACAGGTAGACCAAAAGGAGTTATGCTTTCTCATAAAAACCTGGTAAGCAACGTATTAGATAGCTCTAAGCGTGTACCTTTTGAACGGGGAACTTATGTAGCGCTTAGTTTCTTACCGGTTTGCCACGTTTTTGAAAGAATGATCCTTTATTTATATCAGTATTATTCGGTTTCCATTCATTTTGCAGAATCTATAGATAAAATTAGCGATAACCTTAAAGAAGTAAAACCCCACGTAATTACTGCCGTACCGAGACTTTTGGAAAAAGTTTACGATAAAATTATCGCAAAAGGTTCTACCGTTGGAGGCATTAAGCAAAAATTATTTTTCTGGGCTGTAGAACTCGGTTTGGAATATGAGCCTTACGGCCAAAACGGATGGTGGTACGAAAAACGTCTATCTTTAGCAAGAAAACTTATTTTCTCTAAATGGAAAGAAGGTTTAGGCGGAAATATTGAATTGATCGTTTCTGGATCTGCTGCGCTTCAACCGCGTCTAGCCCGTGTTTTTGCCGCAGCCGATATTCCGGTAATGGAAGGTTACGGTTTAACTGAAACTTCTCCGGTAATTGCGGTAAACGACCAGAGAGATAAAGGCTTTAGAATTGGAACCGTAGGAAAACCTATAGATAATGTAACGGTAAAAATTGCCGAAGACGGGGAAATCCTGGCAAAAGGACCAAATGTAATGCTGGGTTATTATAAAGAACCGCAAAAAACCGAAGAGGTTTTAAATGGTGACAAATTTTTCCATACTGGCGATATTGGGGAATTGGATAAAGACGGTTTCTTGAAAATTACCGATCGTAAAAAGGAAATGTTTAAAACATCGGGAGGAAAATATGTTGCACCGCAAATTATTGAAAATACGATGAAGCAATCTCGTTTTATCGAACAAATAATGGTAATTGGTGACGGCGAAAAAATGCCCGCCGCCCTTATTCAGCCAAACTTTGAATTTATCCAGGAATGGGCCAAACGCAAAAATATTGATATTGGTGATGGTTCAGAAAAAACTATTGCAGAAAATAACCAGGTTAAAGACCGTATTCAGGAAGAAGTAGATTTTTATAACGAAAAATTCGGAAAATGGGAACGTATAAAAGTAATAGAACTTACCGGCGAAGTTTGGGGAATTGAAGAAGGTCACCTCACTCCTACTATGAAACTAAAACGTAGAAATATAAAAGATCGTTATAAGAAATTATATGAGAAGATATACAGACCTTCATAA
- a CDS encoding MarR family winged helix-turn-helix transcriptional regulator has product MKEKTIDYVLRATWMAVSKMYNEEAGKAGSTMSTGFALLSIDPENGTPSTSLGPKMGMEATSLSRILKTMEDKGLILRKKNPKDGRSVLIYLTDFGQEMREYSKKVVLRFDEAVKENVSEEDLKTFIEVANTILSLISEKKIYKEEIRIE; this is encoded by the coding sequence ATGAAGGAAAAGACAATAGATTATGTTTTACGGGCCACCTGGATGGCAGTTTCTAAAATGTACAATGAAGAGGCCGGTAAAGCCGGAAGTACAATGTCTACCGGTTTTGCGCTTTTAAGCATAGATCCTGAAAATGGAACCCCTTCTACCTCACTGGGCCCTAAAATGGGAATGGAAGCTACCAGCTTATCGCGAATCTTAAAAACGATGGAAGATAAAGGATTAATTCTTCGGAAAAAAAATCCAAAAGATGGCCGCAGCGTCCTTATCTATTTAACCGATTTTGGACAGGAAATGCGGGAATATTCCAAAAAAGTAGTATTGCGCTTTGATGAAGCTGTAAAAGAAAATGTTTCAGAAGAAGATCTAAAAACCTTTATAGAAGTCGCAAATACAATTTTGAGCCTTATTTCTGAAAAGAAAATTTATAAAGAAGAAATTAGAATAGAATAA
- a CDS encoding 3-hydroxyacyl-CoA dehydrogenase/enoyl-CoA hydratase family protein, translated as MKRRINKVAVIGSGIMGSGIACHFANIGVEVLLLDIVPRELNEKEKKKGLTLEDKQVRDRLVNESLQESLKSKPSPIYHKDFANRIETGNMEDDISKVSEVDWIIEVVVERLDIKQQVFEKLEKHRKKGTLITSNTSGIPIQQMNEGRSEDFQQHFCGTHFFNPPRYLKLFEIIPGPDTKPEVLDFLNEYGEKYLGKKSVLAKDTPAFIGNRIGIFSIMSLFHMVKDMDMTIEEVDKLTGPVIGRQKSATFRTVDVVGLDTLVHVANGLHKGVPNDEANDLFALPDFIQTMMDNEWLGSKTNNTGFYKKVKKEDGSSEIKSLDLDKMEFRDRKSAKFDVLEQTKTIDNLEDRYEVLVGDKGKAGEFYRKNFAALFAYVSNRIPEISDELYKIDDGVKAGFGWEHGPFQMWDALGVKKGVEMMKAEGKEPAAWVNEMLDNGKDAFYTVKEGNTYYYNIQKKDYTKIPGQDAFIILDNIRESKEVFSNSGVVVEDLGDGILNVEFRSKMNAIGGDVLDGINKAIDMAEKDYQGLVVANNGKNFSVGANIGMIFMMAVEQEYEELNMAIKYFQDTMMRMRYSSIPTVAAPHSMTLGGGCELSLHADKVVAAAETYMGLVEFGVGVIPGGGGSKEMTVRAADTYEKDDVELNRLREHFLTIGMAKVSTSAHEAFDLNLLQKGKDIVVVNQERQLTIAKKHALLMAENGYTKPIARKDIKVLGKQALGAFLVGTDQMNAGKYISDHDKKIANKLAYVMAGGDLSEPQMVSEQYLLDLEREAFLSLTGERKTLERLQHMLKKGKPLRN; from the coding sequence ATGAAGAGAAGAATTAATAAAGTAGCGGTAATCGGCTCCGGAATTATGGGAAGCGGGATTGCCTGCCACTTCGCCAACATTGGCGTAGAAGTTCTCTTGCTGGATATCGTCCCGCGGGAACTCAACGAGAAAGAAAAGAAAAAAGGCCTCACTTTAGAAGACAAACAAGTAAGAGACCGACTGGTAAATGAATCTTTGCAAGAGTCTTTAAAATCTAAGCCCTCTCCTATTTACCATAAAGATTTTGCCAATCGAATAGAAACCGGAAATATGGAAGATGATATTTCTAAGGTTTCTGAAGTAGATTGGATTATCGAGGTGGTAGTAGAACGCCTGGATATTAAGCAACAGGTTTTTGAAAAACTAGAAAAACACCGTAAAAAAGGAACCTTAATTACATCGAATACTTCAGGAATTCCTATTCAGCAAATGAATGAAGGAAGAAGTGAAGATTTTCAGCAGCATTTCTGCGGAACGCATTTCTTTAATCCGCCGCGTTACCTGAAATTATTTGAAATTATCCCGGGACCAGATACAAAACCGGAAGTTTTAGATTTTCTAAATGAATATGGCGAAAAATACCTTGGTAAGAAATCGGTATTAGCGAAAGACACTCCGGCGTTTATCGGGAATAGAATTGGTATTTTCAGTATTATGAGCCTTTTCCATATGGTAAAAGATATGGATATGACCATAGAGGAAGTAGATAAACTTACCGGCCCGGTTATTGGCCGCCAAAAATCGGCTACTTTCCGTACGGTAGATGTGGTTGGTTTAGATACTTTGGTACACGTTGCCAATGGTCTTCACAAAGGCGTTCCTAATGATGAAGCGAACGATCTTTTTGCGCTACCCGATTTTATCCAAACCATGATGGATAACGAATGGTTGGGTAGTAAAACCAATAATACCGGTTTTTATAAAAAAGTAAAAAAAGAGGACGGCTCCAGTGAAATTAAGTCTTTAGACTTAGATAAGATGGAATTTCGCGATAGAAAAAGTGCGAAATTCGATGTATTAGAACAAACCAAGACTATTGATAACCTGGAAGATCGCTACGAAGTTTTAGTTGGTGATAAAGGAAAAGCTGGGGAATTCTACCGTAAGAACTTTGCAGCATTGTTCGCTTATGTTTCTAACCGAATTCCAGAAATTTCAGACGAACTTTATAAAATCGATGATGGTGTAAAAGCCGGATTTGGTTGGGAGCACGGCCCATTTCAAATGTGGGATGCCCTGGGTGTAAAGAAAGGTGTTGAAATGATGAAAGCCGAAGGCAAAGAACCGGCGGCCTGGGTTAATGAAATGTTGGATAATGGTAAAGATGCTTTTTACACCGTAAAAGAAGGAAATACCTATTATTACAATATTCAGAAAAAAGATTACACGAAAATTCCTGGTCAGGATGCATTTATCATTTTAGATAACATTCGCGAATCAAAAGAAGTTTTTAGCAACAGCGGTGTTGTGGTTGAAGATCTTGGCGACGGAATCCTGAATGTAGAATTCCGAAGTAAAATGAATGCCATTGGCGGTGATGTTCTAGACGGAATCAATAAAGCCATAGATATGGCCGAAAAAGATTACCAGGGATTGGTAGTTGCGAATAACGGAAAGAACTTTTCTGTTGGTGCAAACATCGGGATGATCTTTATGATGGCCGTAGAGCAGGAATATGAAGAGCTAAATATGGCGATTAAATACTTCCAGGATACGATGATGCGTATGCGCTACTCTTCTATTCCAACGGTAGCTGCACCTCATTCTATGACATTGGGAGGTGGATGTGAACTTTCACTTCACGCCGATAAAGTTGTGGCAGCAGCTGAAACGTATATGGGTCTGGTTGAATTTGGCGTTGGGGTAATTCCCGGCGGTGGTGGTTCTAAAGAAATGACCGTTCGTGCCGCAGATACTTATGAAAAAGACGATGTGGAATTAAATAGACTAAGAGAACATTTCTTAACTATTGGAATGGCAAAAGTGTCTACATCTGCACACGAAGCGTTCGATTTAAATCTTCTTCAGAAAGGAAAAGATATCGTGGTAGTAAATCAGGAAAGACAACTCACTATCGCTAAGAAACACGCTTTGCTGATGGCTGAGAATGGATACACAAAACCAATTGCTCGAAAAGACATTAAAGTACTTGGTAAACAAGCTTTAGGAGCTTTCTTAGTGGGAACCGACCAAATGAATGCCGGAAAATATATTAGTGACCACGATAAGAAGATCGCCAATAAATTGGCTTATGTAATGGCCGGAGGCGATTTATCTGAACCACAAATGGTAAGCGAACAATACTTGTTAGATCTAGAAAGAGAAGCTTTCCTTTCCCTAACAGGAGAACGCAAAACCCTGGAAAGACTTCAGCATATGTTGAAGAAAGGGAAACCACTTCGTAACTAA
- a CDS encoding four helix bundle protein, whose amino-acid sequence MNYFKELKVWQKSIDLVTETYSKSKEFPKEEVYGLTSQIRRSAVSIPSNIAEGCGRKTAKDFANFLGISLGSAFELETQLIIAKNLNFMNSDDFKILENEIHHIQNMIIKLQSTL is encoded by the coding sequence ATGAATTACTTCAAAGAATTAAAAGTTTGGCAAAAATCTATTGATTTAGTTACGGAGACTTATTCAAAAAGTAAGGAGTTTCCAAAAGAAGAGGTTTATGGATTGACGTCTCAGATTAGAAGATCTGCAGTTTCAATTCCTTCAAACATAGCAGAAGGTTGCGGCAGAAAAACTGCTAAAGATTTTGCTAATTTCTTGGGAATATCTCTTGGATCGGCATTCGAATTAGAAACGCAGTTGATAATTGCAAAAAATCTAAATTTTATGAATTCAGATGATTTTAAAATTCTTGAAAATGAAATTCATCATATTCAAAATATGATTATCAAATTACAATCAACATTATAA
- a CDS encoding acetyl-CoA C-acyltransferase: MNKTAYIVKAYRTAVGKAPRGVFRFKRPDDLAAETIEYMMKQLPDFDKTRIDDVIVGNAMPEAEQGLNVGRLISLMSLDTDKVPGMTVNRYCASGLETIAIASAKIQSGMADCIIAGGAESMSYIPMGGYKPVPNYNAAKEGNEDYYWGMGLTAEAVAEKYKVSREDQDEFAFNSHQKALKAQEEGRFQDQIVPIDIEETFVGKDGKKQTKTYTVNKDEGPRADTSKEVLGKLRPVFAEGGSVTAGNSSQMSDGAAFVMVMSEEMVKEFNLEPIARMVSYAPVGVDPRIMGIGPVHAIPKALKQAGLKQNDIELIELNEAFASQSLAVIRELGLNPETLNPNGGAISMGHPLGCTGAKLSVQIFDEMRKRNLKDKYAMVTMCVGTGQGAAGIYEVF, encoded by the coding sequence ATGAACAAGACAGCATACATAGTAAAAGCATACAGAACAGCCGTGGGGAAAGCTCCCCGGGGTGTGTTCAGGTTTAAGCGTCCAGATGATCTGGCTGCAGAAACCATAGAATATATGATGAAACAATTACCCGATTTTGATAAAACCAGGATCGATGATGTAATTGTAGGAAACGCAATGCCAGAAGCAGAACAAGGACTTAACGTTGGACGTCTAATCTCACTAATGAGTTTAGATACCGATAAGGTTCCCGGGATGACGGTTAACCGTTATTGCGCTTCGGGACTCGAAACCATCGCTATCGCTTCGGCTAAAATCCAAAGCGGAATGGCCGATTGTATTATCGCCGGTGGAGCAGAAAGTATGAGCTATATCCCAATGGGCGGTTACAAACCGGTACCAAATTATAATGCCGCAAAAGAAGGCAATGAAGATTATTACTGGGGAATGGGACTTACTGCGGAAGCCGTAGCCGAGAAATACAAAGTTTCCCGTGAAGACCAGGATGAATTTGCTTTTAATTCTCATCAAAAAGCTTTAAAAGCGCAGGAAGAAGGTCGTTTTCAGGACCAGATTGTTCCAATAGATATCGAAGAAACTTTTGTAGGAAAAGACGGCAAAAAGCAAACCAAAACCTATACAGTAAACAAAGATGAAGGTCCGCGTGCTGATACTTCTAAAGAAGTTTTAGGAAAACTAAGACCAGTTTTTGCTGAAGGCGGAAGCGTTACTGCGGGTAATTCATCTCAAATGAGTGACGGTGCTGCATTTGTAATGGTGATGAGCGAAGAAATGGTAAAAGAATTTAATCTTGAACCAATCGCCCGTATGGTAAGCTATGCACCGGTAGGTGTAGATCCTCGAATTATGGGTATTGGGCCGGTTCACGCAATTCCAAAAGCTTTAAAACAAGCTGGATTAAAACAAAACGATATAGAACTTATAGAGCTTAACGAAGCTTTCGCTTCACAATCTCTGGCAGTAATCAGGGAACTTGGATTAAATCCCGAAACCTTAAATCCAAATGGAGGTGCTATTTCTATGGGCCACCCACTGGGCTGTACAGGAGCAAAACTTTCGGTTCAAATCTTTGATGAAATGCGTAAACGCAATCTTAAAGATAAATACGCCATGGTAACCATGTGTGTAGGAACCGGACAGGGAGCAGCTGGAATCTATGAAGTATTTTAA
- a CDS encoding four helix bundle protein yields MKSENIIVDKTFKFSLDIISLFKKLQEEREFIISRQLLKSATSIGANVEEAIAAQSKRDFISKMSIASKEARETKYWLRLLEDSEITKIEVSNHLNEITYIINIITAQKTLITLNYKKLDHSKFIIQNSK; encoded by the coding sequence TTGAAAAGTGAGAATATCATAGTAGACAAAACCTTTAAGTTTTCTCTTGATATAATCTCGCTTTTCAAAAAACTTCAAGAAGAAAGAGAGTTTATAATATCCAGGCAATTATTAAAATCGGCAACAAGTATTGGCGCTAATGTAGAAGAAGCAATTGCGGCACAATCAAAGAGAGATTTTATAAGCAAAATGTCAATCGCTTCCAAGGAAGCCAGAGAGACAAAATATTGGTTGCGACTTTTAGAAGATTCAGAAATAACAAAAATTGAAGTTTCAAATCATTTAAATGAAATCACATATATAATAAACATCATAACAGCTCAAAAAACATTAATAACACTGAATTATAAAAAGTTAGATCATTCAAAATTTATAATTCAAAATTCAAAATAA
- a CDS encoding acyl-CoA dehydrogenase family protein, which translates to METTENKKELLRGGQFLVKETKAEDVFTPEDFTEEQKMMRDSVKEFVDREIWPKKEEFEKKNYALTEEVMGKAGELGFLGVAVPEEYEGLGMGFVSTMLVCDYISGATGSIATAFGAHTGIGTLPILLYGNEEQRKKYIPKLATGEWFGAYCLTEPGAGSDANSGKTKAELAEDGKSYKINGQKMWISNAGFASVFIVFARIQDDKNITGFIVEYDKENPNGITFGEEEKKLGIHASSTRQVFFNDTVVSAENMLSERGNGFKIAMNALNVGRIKLAAASLEAQRRVTDVAVKYANDRVQFKTPIAKFGAIKLKLAEMATSAWVGEAASYRAAKNIEDRINLRLEAGESHSDAELKTFEEYAIECSILKVACSEDVQNCSDEGIQVLGGMGFSADTPMESAWRDARIARIYEGTNEINRMLAVGMLIKKAMKGHVDLLGPAQAVGEELTGIPSMDKPDFNELFAEEKNMIKKLKKVFLMVAGSAVQKFGQDLEEHQQLLLAASDILIEAYMAESAILRAEKNVNRFGEDSQKEQIAMAQLYLYHAVDIVNQKAKEGIASFAEGDEQRMMLMGLKRFTKYDRMPNVVELRNTIAEKLTSENKYCF; encoded by the coding sequence ATGGAAACAACAGAAAATAAAAAAGAACTTCTTCGCGGTGGGCAATTCCTGGTAAAGGAAACCAAAGCTGAAGATGTATTTACTCCTGAAGATTTTACTGAGGAGCAAAAAATGATGCGTGATTCGGTAAAGGAATTTGTAGACAGAGAGATCTGGCCGAAAAAAGAAGAATTTGAAAAGAAAAACTACGCGCTTACCGAAGAGGTAATGGGAAAAGCCGGGGAACTAGGCTTTCTTGGTGTTGCAGTTCCGGAAGAATATGAAGGTCTTGGAATGGGCTTCGTTTCAACGATGCTGGTTTGCGATTATATTTCAGGAGCAACGGGATCTATCGCTACTGCTTTTGGCGCACATACAGGAATTGGAACTTTACCAATACTGCTTTACGGAAATGAAGAACAACGCAAAAAATACATTCCGAAGTTAGCTACGGGAGAGTGGTTTGGCGCTTATTGTTTAACAGAACCAGGAGCCGGAAGTGATGCAAATTCAGGTAAAACAAAAGCTGAACTTGCCGAAGACGGGAAAAGTTATAAAATAAACGGACAAAAGATGTGGATTTCCAATGCGGGATTTGCAAGTGTTTTTATCGTTTTTGCCCGAATTCAGGATGATAAAAATATCACTGGATTCATCGTGGAATACGATAAAGAAAATCCGAATGGAATTACTTTTGGTGAAGAAGAGAAGAAACTGGGAATCCACGCCTCCTCTACCCGCCAGGTGTTTTTCAATGATACCGTAGTTTCTGCTGAAAATATGCTTTCAGAAAGAGGAAACGGATTTAAAATCGCTATGAATGCGCTAAACGTGGGCCGAATTAAACTGGCTGCGGCATCTTTAGAAGCACAACGACGAGTAACCGATGTTGCGGTAAAATATGCGAATGACAGGGTTCAGTTTAAAACTCCAATTGCAAAGTTTGGTGCAATTAAATTAAAACTTGCAGAAATGGCTACTTCAGCCTGGGTTGGGGAAGCTGCCAGTTATCGTGCCGCAAAGAATATTGAAGACCGAATTAATCTTAGACTGGAAGCCGGAGAATCGCATTCAGATGCCGAATTAAAGACTTTTGAAGAATACGCAATAGAATGTTCTATTTTGAAAGTTGCCTGCTCTGAAGATGTTCAGAATTGTAGCGACGAGGGTATCCAGGTGTTAGGCGGAATGGGCTTCTCGGCAGATACTCCAATGGAATCTGCCTGGAGGGATGCCAGGATCGCCAGGATATATGAAGGTACTAATGAGATCAACCGAATGTTGGCCGTTGGGATGCTAATTAAAAAGGCGATGAAAGGCCACGTAGATTTACTTGGTCCCGCTCAAGCAGTTGGTGAAGAACTTACCGGAATTCCTTCTATGGACAAACCAGATTTTAATGAATTATTCGCTGAAGAAAAGAATATGATCAAGAAACTGAAAAAAGTTTTCTTGATGGTAGCCGGTAGCGCAGTTCAAAAATTTGGCCAGGACCTGGAAGAACACCAGCAATTACTTTTAGCTGCTTCCGATATTTTAATTGAAGCCTATATGGCGGAATCGGCTATTTTAAGAGCAGAAAAGAATGTGAATCGATTTGGTGAAGATTCTCAAAAAGAGCAAATCGCAATGGCCCAATTATATCTCTATCACGCGGTAGATATCGTAAACCAAAAAGCTAAAGAAGGAATCGCTTCTTTTGCTGAAGGTGACGAACAACGTATGATGTTAATGGGACTTAAGCGTTTCACTAAATACGACAGAATGCCAAATGTGGTAGAATTAAGAAATACTATTGCTGAAAAACTTACTTCAGAAAATAAATATTGTTTCTAA